The following is a genomic window from Onthophagus taurus isolate NC chromosome 1, IU_Otau_3.0, whole genome shotgun sequence.
tatatttttataattaaagattatttttgaagagCATTAggataaaaaatgatttaaaataatgaaataatataaaaaattaaataactttaacttagtaaataattaaaagaatatccaaaaactttatttaaaagcgggaaattaatgatataaaatgaCATATGAATGACATCCAAATTGATTAATCAGTAACTTCACTTttgactaaaaattaaaattattattaaaacttaattaattaaatatcttaTATTAATATGAtacctaaataaaaaaaataacatttttacattttatattaaacaaataaattttaattttaagaacagtcactaacaaaaaaatttcgtGACTATTCTACGTGTTACTATTATCAATATTTAGGTATCCATCAAcagtttttgttaaataaaaggtattaaattgttcaatttaattatttcagtgtaattaataaataaaaatgatttgaaattaaatgttattgttaatttgTTATTGACAGCCTTAAATTGTCAACAATGGCATCAGCAAGTGTataatttccaaattttccaTGTTTTCtcttacatttaaataaatttaacgtttCAGATGCCTCTATTAGATGAGGACACCATGGAATTTGGTGAGGAAGATTTAGCACCTGCCAAGGGGAATCTAGcgtaataaaagaaatctaacctaaaaaaaatatttatttacttaatttttagGCATCCTTACGTTACATTATTCCATTTAGCGTTTCGAGGAGCCGCAGTTGTAACATATATGCTTTGTGGCTGGTTTAGCGATAGTTTCATCACCAGTTTTGTAGtggttgttttattattatcgatGGATTTTTGGACTGTTAAAAACATTACAGGTAGATTAATGGTTGGATTGAGATGGTGGAATTATGTGGATGATGATGGAGTATCACATTGGGTTTTTGAAAGTAGAAaggttcatttttttttttatttgaagtttttcGAATAAATTATTTGGCCCACTTTCAGGGCCAGATGCAGAATAGAATAAACGATAGGGAGTCAAGCATTTTTTGGATGGCCTTGATCTTAACACCACTGTTATGGTCGGTGTTCTTTTTGGTTGCACtctttggtttaaaattaaagtggcTATTATTGGTTGTAATAGCTTTGATTTTAAATGGGGCCAATTTGTATGGATATGTTAAGTGCAAAGTTGGAGCTAAAGAAAGTATTAGTAGTGTTACTAGCGATTTTTTAAGGAAACAACTTTTAAGTAGTGCTGTTAATATGGTTACTAAACAAACAGCGCCACAACCTAATGCTTTTGCCACTGGTAATACggtttaaaatgattaaagttattattgtaaatattttttttaagtaaattacattttaaaagatttaattttgttattttttattataagaagATAAAGGTAATAAAAGACGAGATCTAAAGTAACAATgaaatcacattttttaattaaattttctcaataagATTGGAAAACTGAATAACACCAAATTTACCATCAATTAGCCAATTTTTATCAGTTTCTTCTGCTTCCTCAGCAACACCCGGATTTAAGCCACATACTAAATCCGCTTTTAAAGTCCTTAAAGCACAAAGTTTAGTTGGGTAAAATCCGTCTAAGGCGTCCGGAAATGGAGTTGTATAAAgccaatttttttctccaagtAATTTCCGATAGTTAAGATCTCCTTTAAAAATGACCAGCTTTGCCTCGGATAATTTTCGATATAAATCTGGATCGATTCGGCGCATTTCTTTATAGGTGTAAGGTAGCGTCCAAAAATCGGAACTTTCCAACGTCCAAACACCTGCTTGTATATAGTTTAACCAACGGTCTGCTAACTTCCTTAATGTGGCGTTTTTATTTGATTGTAATTGCCGCAACATACAATCGATATCCGGCCTCGTCACGTCCGAGATGAACCACGGAAAGCTTTTGACGTAAAAACGAATGGTTTCTGCGAATTTCTTTTCTACTAAGAAATCCGCTAAACACAAATCGCAGAAAAATTCATACCCAGTGTTATCTAAAACGATATCTGAAATATaagtaaaaaaagaataattacaATATATTATTTGTCAATAGAATTGAATAAGATATAAGGAGTAAAACAACTTCATTACAatgtcaacatattttttagaCTCATAAACACAACCAGCACTTGGTGCAAAAGCAATGAGCTCAGCATCGATCCAAACAACCTTTGAATGAATTTATGTCAAATGGGTCTGagtattattttagttttttatggTCAAACTAACGATTTTAGGAAAAAACGTTAAGAGACTAAGAAGTTGCGTATTAAATCCctctatttaaatcaaataaatttaaacagaaaaatgtagacgcattaaaaagttctgatgCAAAGTATTGTAGGGGTTCATTTTTTCACCctcttgtaataacattttaggaAACGTCAAAACGTGTCATTTTATTAGCAACAATTATCTGCCAAATATCATTCTTCCAAATTCGTCCatagtggatttattaaaataaaaacaaattttttacccTAACTTTAGAGGGCTCTATCTCAGTGGGGAAGTGGTTtagaacaaaaagttatatgaaagaccccacttaatttttgctgaaaaatcacCCTTGAAATCTTTCGCGTCAATTTAAAAACACCCCCTGTATATCGGGTGTCCCTCAGAAGTGgccacccccatatttttttttattattagtgatataagaaaagtATTTGGAATGCATAATTAGGCcgttaaaacggattattacgacatgaaatcattctttttgtacttccggttataccggaagtgagtactaatttcgatattttctaaaatctaatttttttttcttcagttgggtagatagcataatttcacataacttttacttgaaaaaagtttcataatcgcttataatttttgaaaaaaaaattattttagttattttttaacgttttagtagcttcggaaaatgtattacaatttttgacgcatagtagctaggttaatagtataaactaCGCTAAGTTcctcttgatttgctatttctcgagcagtgatcactgctatgctttagtcagtggttcttttttaataatgatgtCAATTAAcagttatattaaattaattttaaaagaaaaacgcgatcaaacaattaagtttaattcaattatttttgatctTTTATGTTTTGTGCTTTTACACTAAATGTTCTATTCTAGTAAATCCATAATCACTATTAGTCTGAAATGGAGTAGTCCATTTTAACCTGTAGTGTTGTTCAGTGTCGTCCACCTTACGTCTTTATTTCtcgttattttagtttttaaatcattttatattgtgacttttatttttatttgactATTTAGCTGATGATGATAAGTAATTATCGAAACCGGTACTAAgtatatttattagaaaactgAGAAAGagctcttttaatttttacctcattttaaactaaatGTTCTGTAGCTGATAGTAACTTACAAGTTACTTGTTGTTTAGAACACCAACAGATACATTTACAAATCtctaaacaagaaaaaaataaattggaacaGACAGCTTTTGTTACTATTGGGCACACTTATTTAATCAGTTACTTAAAAGGTACAAATC
Proteins encoded in this region:
- the LOC111426860 gene encoding uncharacterized Golgi apparatus membrane protein-like protein CG5021 isoform X1; this encodes MASASMPLLDEDTMEFGEEDLAPAKGNLAHPYVTLFHLAFRGAAVVTYMLCGWFSDSFITSFVVVVLLLSMDFWTVKNITGRLMVGLRWWNYVDDDGVSHWVFESRKGQMQNRINDRESSIFWMALILTPLLWSVFFLVALFGLKLKWLLLVVIALILNGANLYGYVKCKVGAKESISSVTSDFLRKQLLSSAVNMVTKQTAPQPNAFATGNTV
- the LOC111426860 gene encoding uncharacterized Golgi apparatus membrane protein-like protein CG5021 isoform X2; protein product: MASASMPLLDEDTMEFGEEDLAPAKGNLAHPYVTLFHLAFRGAAVVTYMLCGWFSDSFITSFVVVVLLLSMDFWTVKNITGRLMVGLRWWNYVDDDGVSHWVFESRKNRINDRESSIFWMALILTPLLWSVFFLVALFGLKLKWLLLVVIALILNGANLYGYVKCKVGAKESISSVTSDFLRKQLLSSAVNMVTKQTAPQPNAFATGNTV
- the LOC111426860 gene encoding uncharacterized Golgi apparatus membrane protein-like protein CG5021 isoform X4, translated to MPLLDEDTMEFGEEDLAPAKGNLAHPYVTLFHLAFRGAAVVTYMLCGWFSDSFITSFVVVVLLLSMDFWTVKNITGRLMVGLRWWNYVDDDGVSHWVFESRKNRINDRESSIFWMALILTPLLWSVFFLVALFGLKLKWLLLVVIALILNGANLYGYVKCKVGAKESISSVTSDFLRKQLLSSAVNMVTKQTAPQPNAFATGNTV
- the LOC111426860 gene encoding uncharacterized Golgi apparatus membrane protein-like protein CG5021 isoform X3, giving the protein MPLLDEDTMEFGEEDLAPAKGNLAHPYVTLFHLAFRGAAVVTYMLCGWFSDSFITSFVVVVLLLSMDFWTVKNITGRLMVGLRWWNYVDDDGVSHWVFESRKGQMQNRINDRESSIFWMALILTPLLWSVFFLVALFGLKLKWLLLVVIALILNGANLYGYVKCKVGAKESISSVTSDFLRKQLLSSAVNMVTKQTAPQPNAFATGNTV